A section of the Oryza sativa Japonica Group chromosome 1, ASM3414082v1 genome encodes:
- the LOC4325203 gene encoding uncharacterized protein produces the protein MAAQYEVSDALGALGVAAISTATTLATAAFQPPPAPGGLRTTTTYNHLAVAGLAGTFLGGVVLVGASVWVSDNPAARRGTGKKLLYAAVPMLLAAVVLSVAALLWGMLSCKKTRCISSDLVILEACITCQRAAKEMRHSCVIHNFARRSLYLSTQTAMALLNICSVSLKCISAGIRW, from the exons ATGGCGGCACAGTATGAGGTGAGTGACGCATTAGGCgcgctcggcgtcgccgccatctccacgGCCACCACTTTGGCCACCGCAGCgttccagccgccgccggcgccgggcggcctccgcaccaccaccacctacaaccacctcgccgtcgccgggctCGCAGGGACCTTCCTTGGCGGGGTGGTCCTGGTCGGCGCTTCAGTCTGGGTGTCCGACAACCCAGCTGCCCGCCGTGGCACCGGCAAGAAGCTCCTCTACGCCGCCGTCCCGATGCTCCTCGCCGCGGTCGTTCTatcggtggcggcgctgctctG GGGGATGTTGAGTTGTAAGAAGACCAGATGCATCAGCTCTGATTTAGTGATTTTAGAGGCATGTATAACCTGTCAAAGAGCAGCAAAAGAAATGCGTCATAGCTGTGTGATACATAACTTTGCCAGGAGATCTCTCTATTTAAGCACACAGACTGCTATGGCATTGTTAAACATTTGCTCAGTTTCTCTTAAATGCATTTCTGCTGGCATAAGATGGTAG